The proteins below come from a single Spirochaetaceae bacterium genomic window:
- a CDS encoding VanZ family protein produces the protein RAVVARRALAGLTVQAPVPAPPARGHRRIAVRIALALYALLVLAASLYPSPPVWASAAGRDRLVHAAAYLLLGLLLTAALNAGSTTWAVWRRCGAALLIGACYGAGLELAQRYTGRVPETGDAVANLMGAAAGAALVTLHRLRRLGTVKAAP, from the coding sequence GCGCGCCGTCGTTGCCAGGCGCGCACTTGCCGGGCTGACCGTGCAGGCCCCGGTTCCGGCGCCTCCGGCGCGCGGTCATCGCCGCATCGCGGTACGGATTGCGCTTGCGCTGTATGCGCTGCTGGTGCTGGCGGCCTCCCTGTATCCGTCGCCGCCGGTCTGGGCCAGCGCCGCCGGCCGCGACCGCCTGGTGCACGCGGCCGCCTACCTGCTGCTCGGCCTGCTGCTGACGGCCGCGCTGAACGCGGGCTCCACGACGTGGGCGGTGTGGCGGCGCTGCGGGGCGGCGCTGCTGATCGGCGCCTGCTACGGGGCGGGCCTGGAGCTGGCGCAACGCTATACCGGACGGGTACCGGAAACCGGCGATGCGGTCGCCAACCTGATGGGGGCGGCGGCGGGCGCGGCGCTGGTCACCCTGCACCGGCTGCGGCGCCTCGGTACGGTGAAGGCCGCCCCATGA